The Deltaproteobacteria bacterium genome contains the following window.
GTCCGTTGCGGGCACGAGCCATACGCCGAACGTGAACGCGACCTTCCTGCAGCCTTTTTTCGCGTACACGACGAAGACCTACACGAGCTTCAACGTCTCGACCGAGTCCACCTACGACTGGGGAAAGACCAAGTGGACCGTGCCGCTGATCGCGACCGTGTCGCAGCTCTTGAAGGTGAAGGGCGTACCGATCCAGCTCCAGCTCGGTCCGAAATGGTACGCCGAGGGACCGACGGGCGCACCGGACTGGGGCATTCGCTTCGCCCTCTTCTTCCTCTTCCCGCGCTGAGCGCGGCGTCAGGGAGTCGCGTCGTCGGCGCAGGAGGAGGCGCGGTCGCTCCGCGGTTTCGACGAGACCCACACCGGCATCCTCGACAGCCCGGCGGCGGTCGCCCACCTGAACGCGATCCTGGGCGCGGTGCGGTGAGCCCGGCCGCTACTTGCCGACGGGGATCGTGAGCGTCGGTACCGTCGCTCCGTCGTCCGCGGCGCGCCCCGCTCAGCGCTCGAAGCTCTGGACGACCGGGGGCTCGGTGAACGAATCCCCCGTGAACACCAGCCCGTCGATGCCCTGGCCGCCGTTCAGCCCGACCTTGCTCGCGAACCGACCGTCGGTGAGCGTCACGTCGTCGTCCCCGGCTTGCCCGAAGAAGCGGACCTTGCCGCCGAAGCTCACCGTGGTGAGCTGTACGACGTCGCTGCCGTCGCCGCTGTCGATGCTGACCTTGCGCGCGGTGCTCACGTTTTCGACGTCGAGCGTGTCGTCGCCGACGCCGGTCGCGACGCGGAGGAATCCCGGGATCGCGAGGTCTCGTACCTCGACCGAGTCGGTGCCGATGCCGGTCTCGATCGCGATGTTGCGCGCGCCCTCGAGGGTGCGGGCGAAGGTGAACGGCGGCTCGCCCTCGCGGGTCCGCGTCACGCTGACCGCCATGCTCGCGCCCTGACCGACGACGCTGACGGCGCAATCTCCGCCCCGGCATCGCACCCGCAGCGTCGGGCCCTTCAGGCGGATGCGGATCGTGGTGGTGTGGGGCTCGGGGACGCGGCGCTCGGCAGCCTGCGCGGCGAGCGGGGCGAGGAGCAGGACGGCGGCGGCGAGGAGGACGTGCGGGAGGGAAGGGCGCATCCCGGAAGGTGTGTCAGCCGGCGACTTCTGGCGCAAGTCGAAATGTCGAGGCAGCCCGGCCCCCTCTATGGCGTTCGTGATGCTCCCGCCGGCGCGCTCACGCCGCGGTCGCCGGGCTCCGCACGGTGACCGGGCATTCCAGGCGCACGCACGTGCCGCGCCCGGGATCGGAGACGATCTCGAGACGGCCGCCGAGCGCGAGGGCGCGCTCCTCCATGCTGGCGAGCCCGAGCGAGTCGCTGCGCGAGGTGGCGCGGTCGAAGCCGCGGCCGTCGTCGCGCACCTCGAGGAGGAGCCTGCCGTCGTCCACGCGCAGCAGGAGATCGACGGTGCGCGCGGCGGCGTGGCGGAGCGCGTTGCCGAGCGACTCCTGCGCCACGCGGTAGACCGCGATCTCGGTCTCGTCGTCGAGGCGCGGGATCGGGGTCGGGAAGCGGGTGGTGACGCTGCGCTGGAGGGACGAGGCGTTGGTCGCGAAGGCGCGGAGGCTCTCCATCAAGCCGAGGTCGGAGAGCATCATCGGGCGGAGCTCGCGGCTCACCATGCGCAGGTGCTCGATCACCTCGGCGAGGTGACGCGTCGCCTGCGCGAGCTCGGCGCTGTCCCGCTCGTGCGCGCGCGAGACCTCGAGCAGCACGCCGATCGCGGCGAGCTCCTGGCAGACGTTGTCGTGGAGATCGAGGCCGAGCCGGCGGCGTTCCTCTTCGCGGATGGCGGCTTGCCGACGGGCGAGGCGACGCAGCGTCTCCTCGCTCCGCTTCAGGTCCTCGAGCGAGCGGCGCAGCGCCTCCTCGGCGACGTGGCGCTCGGTCACGTCGCGGCCCGCTCCCTGGATCTCGGTGATGGCGCCGCGCTCGTCGCGGACCACGCCCTGCTCCCACTCGAAGCGCCGCCACGTCCCGCCGATGCGCACGCGGCTCACGACGACGTTGCGGTAGGGCGGTTGCAGGACGTGCGCGAAGCTCGCGAGCACCCGTGCGCGGTCTTCCTCGTGGATGTGCGGCAGGATCGTCACCCGGCCCGCCTCGACGTCCTCGCGGCGGTAGCCGAAGGCGCACAGGTAGGCGTCGTTGGCGAAGAGGAGCTTGCCGCTCGGGTCGGCGCGGGCGATGAGCTCGAGCCCCGACTCGACCAGGCTCCGGTAGCGGGCCTCGCTCGCCTGCAGGGCATGCTCCGCTTCTTTGCGCTCGGTGACGTCGAGGCCGATCGACTGGAACTCGCGGATCGAACCGTCCGCCTCCACGATCGCCGAGCCCTCCCACTCGAACCACCGCCAGCCGTTCGGAGCCGGCACGCGGTTCTCGACCAGCACGCGGTGCGGCGGTTCCATCACGGCGGCCATGCTGGCGCGCGTCGCCGCCAGGTCGTCGGGGTGCACCCACTGGAACAGGCTCTGGCCCAGCATGGCGTCGAGCGGTAGCCCGATCACGCGGCAGATCGCGTCGTTGGCGAAGAGGATGCGGCCTTCGCGGTCGAGGCGCGTGAAGACGGCCTGCGTGGACTCGACCAGCCCGCGGTAGCGTGCCTCGCTCTCGTGGAGCGCCTGCTCGGCGTGGCGGCGTTCCTCTTCGGCGGCGCGCCGCTCGGTGATGTCGCGACCGGTCACCCGGATGCCGACGACGCGGCCGTCATGGTCGCGGATGCGGGTGCCGATCACCTCGAGCCAGCGGCGCCCGAGCGCCGTCGCGCACTCCGCGGCGAGCGGCGGAACCGTCTCGCCGGCCGCGACGCGCGCGAACGTCGCCGCGACGTCGAGGTTGTCGGGGTGGTCGGTCAGGAACTCGGACGTCGCGCGCCCGATGAGAGCGTTCGGCGTGTCGCCGAGGAGGCGCGCGGTCGCCTGGTTCAGGTACGTGAGACGCCCTTGGAGGTCGGCCGTCCAGATGAAGTCGCGCGCGTTCTCGGCGAGGTCGCGATAGGCGTCGTACGACTTCTGCAGCGCGTCCACCGCTTCCCGCTCGCGCGCGCGCAGCACCAGGCCGGCCTCGAACGTGCGACGCATGCTCTCCGCGAGGCCGAGGGTGATGACCCAGCCGATGACCGTGATGCCGACGAGTTCGAGCGGGGACGTCGAGACCCCGAGGTGAGGCAGGGCGAGGAGCCAGAGGGTGGCGGTGATCGCGTTCAGCGCGAGCTGCGGCTCCCAGCCCCAGACGAAGAACGCGGCGGCGCTCGCGGAAAGCGCGAAGAGCATGACGCCGAGGATCTCGGCCGAGCCTCCGAACGACGCGAACGTCCCTGTGATCGACGCCGCGAGCCCGCCGCAGAGCGCGATCACGATGGCGCGCGCGTGCGCCGCCGACCGCAGCAGCACGGCGCCGCCGA
Protein-coding sequences here:
- a CDS encoding PAS domain S-box protein; amino-acid sequence: MQTTTSTRIAAAHLLANRVPPFAGTWLVVVALITLIETLQGRLRFGLALAFLAGHLAIVGGAVLLRSAAHARAIVIALCGGLAASITGTFASFGGSAEILGVMLFALSASAAAFFVWGWEPQLALNAITATLWLLALPHLGVSTSPLELVGITVIGWVITLGLAESMRRTFEAGLVLRAREREAVDALQKSYDAYRDLAENARDFIWTADLQGRLTYLNQATARLLGDTPNALIGRATSEFLTDHPDNLDVAATFARVAAGETVPPLAAECATALGRRWLEVIGTRIRDHDGRVVGIRVTGRDITERRAAEEERRHAEQALHESEARYRGLVESTQAVFTRLDREGRILFANDAICRVIGLPLDAMLGQSLFQWVHPDDLAATRASMAAVMEPPHRVLVENRVPAPNGWRWFEWEGSAIVEADGSIREFQSIGLDVTERKEAEHALQASEARYRSLVESGLELIARADPSGKLLFANDAYLCAFGYRREDVEAGRVTILPHIHEEDRARVLASFAHVLQPPYRNVVVSRVRIGGTWRRFEWEQGVVRDERGAITEIQGAGRDVTERHVAEEALRRSLEDLKRSEETLRRLARRQAAIREEERRRLGLDLHDNVCQELAAIGVLLEVSRAHERDSAELAQATRHLAEVIEHLRMVSRELRPMMLSDLGLMESLRAFATNASSLQRSVTTRFPTPIPRLDDETEIAVYRVAQESLGNALRHAAARTVDLLLRVDDGRLLLEVRDDGRGFDRATSRSDSLGLASMEERALALGGRLEIVSDPGRGTCVRLECPVTVRSPATAA